ACGATAAACAGAAACAAAACGTATATATGCAACTTTATCAATTTTTTTTAATTCATTCATAACTAATTTCCCAATAAATTTAGATTTCACCTCTCGTTCACCTATAGAACGCAACTGATTTTTAATATTACTAATCGCAGATTCAATAGAATATAAATCAATATTTCGTTTTTCTAAAGCTTTTAACATACTTATACTAAGTTTTTTTTCGTCAAAAGGTTCACGTATTTTATCATTTTTAATTATACGTGGCATTATAAGTTCTATTATTTCAAATGTAGTAAAACGTTCATTACAAATTTGACATTTTCGTCTACGACGAACTTTTGTTTCACTACAAAATAAACGAGAATTAATAACTTTTGTATTAATTGCAAAACAAAATGGACAACGCATAATTTTTCCTGATAACATTTATAAATAAATAACATATTTAAAATAATTATTCATTATTAAACATCAGATATTAATATAATGATTATAAATTTAATGTAATATTAATTTTACTTAAAACTTTCTTAGTTTTAAATATTTATATTTTATAATATTTAAAATAATAATTAAAACTTAAATATTTTAAATAAAAAAATATTTTTAATTATTAAATAACGTATATAAGTATGAAAAAAATAAAACAACATTTTTATTTTTTTAATAATTTTAATAAAAATTAAAAAAATAATTAAATATATTAAACTTTATTAAAAAATATTTTATAATAAAACATTAAATAAATAAAAATCAATTTTTATTATAAAATAATATTTAAAATATTATTTATTTTAATAGATATTAAAATTATTTGATTATATATCAATACAATATTATATATTAAATACAATTATTTTAATATTATATATTTTAAAATTAAAATAAAATATTTAATATTATTTAAAATAATTAAAAACATTTTTTTATATTTTAATCTAATATATATTAATATTATATTTACAATGATATTTATATTAAAATTTTATTAAAATTATTTAATAATAATCACTTATTAAAAATAATAAAATATATTAAAACATTAAATTTTATTATTTATATATACTAAAATATTTAAAAAAATTTTATTAACTTAATTAAACATAATCTTAAATTTTTAAAATATATATATTATATATAATTTTTTTAAAAAATAATCTTTTTTAAAATGAAAGAAATTTGTTTTGATTATCCATAATAAGATATCTTTTAAATTAAAATAAATATTTTTATATATTTAATTAATATATTTATTTAAAAAATATATTTTTAAAATAAAAAATTAATATTCATTTAAATATATTTATTTTATGATAAAATATATTTTTTAAAAAAATAAAAAACATTTTATATAAAAATATATAAGCAATAAAATAAATAAAATTTAAAATAATAAATAAGAGAGAAAAATATGACTTTAGTAGCAAGAGAAGCACCGGATTTTATAGCCCCAGCTGTTCTTAGTAATGGTGAAATAATTAAAAATTTTCATTTAAAAAATCATTTAAAAAATCATTTAGCAATAATTTTCTTTTGGCCGATGGATTTTACTTTTGTGTGTCCTTCAGAATTAATTGCATTTAATAATCGTTACGAAAAATTTAAAGAACAAGAAGTAAAAATCATTGGTATTTCTTCTGATTCTGAATTTGTACATAACGCATGGCGTAAAACATCAATAAATAATGGTGGTATTGGAAAAATTAAATTTCCTATGATTGCTGATACTAAACATGAAATTATGAAATCTTATAAAATTGAACATCCAGAAGAAGGAGTTGCTTTACGTGCTTCTTTTCTTATTGATAAAAAAGGAATTGTTCGTCATCAAATAATAAATGATTTAGCATTTGGCCGTAACATTGACGAAATGCTTCGTATGGTTGATGCATTACAATTTCACGAAAAAAATGGAGAAGCTTGTCCTGCTCAATGGGAAAAAGGAAAAGAAGGAATCAATACAACCGAAAGAGGAATAGCAAATTTTTTAATAAAAAATGCAAATAATCTTTAATTTTTTATAGTATTTAATGCGGATTAATTAATTCGCATTAAATATTACATAGTTTTTGCTTTATATATAAAACAATAATTAATTAATTATAGATATAATATATAACTAATAATCTATATTAGATTACAATAAATAAATTTATTTTATAATATTAAATAAAAAATATTTTTAATAATGAATTATTTCAAAAAATAATTATGTAAAAAAAATACAAAATAAAACTTAATATTATCTTATACAAATTTTTATCTAATAGTATTAAAATTAACTATAAATTTAATTTCTAATATTATTTTAAATAACTTAACAATATTTAAAAAATTAAACTCATAAATTAATAGTTTTCTATATCAATTATTATTTATAATTAACATATTTATATAAAATATTATTCTATAAAAATAAATAAAATTTTATATAAATATATAAAAATTAAAAACTAAAAAAATATAAAAAAATAATTTTATCAAGGATATTTAATAATGACAAAATTTGAAAAATTTCTTTTTGAACAAAAATTTCATTCTAAAACAGAATATGAAATAAACGAATTAATATTATCAATAATATTAGCAGCAAAATTTATTCAACACAAAATAAACTCACCTAAATTTAAAAATATATTAAAAAATAATGATAATAATATAAATATTCAAGGTGAAATACAAATGAAATTAGATCAATATGCAAATAATAAATTTAAACATATTTTAAAATTTCAAAAAAATGTTGCAGGGCTCGTATCTGAAGAAGAAGAAAATATCATTATTTTTGATAACGACCGTGCAAAAAAAGCTAAATATATAATTTTAATTGACCCACTTGATGGTTCTTCAAATATAGATGTCAATATTCCAATTGGAACAATTTTTTCTATTTATCAACGCGTCACGCCAATTGGTTTTTTAATAGATAAAAATGATTTTCTTCAACCTGGAAATAAACAAATAGCAGCTGGTTATATACTTTATGGAGCTTCAACTATATTAGTTTTTACAACAGGTTATGGAGTGAACATATATACATATGATTCATCTTTAGGAGTTTTTATTTTATCTCAAAAAAAAATAATATATCCACAAAAAGATTTAATTTATTCTATAAATGAAAGTAACTATTTTAGTTTTTCAAAAGAAATAAAAAAATATATTAAATATTGTCAAAAACAAAATAAAATTATTGAAAATTATTATATTTCACGATATGTTGGGTCTCTTGTTGCGGATTTTCATCGTAATTTAATAAAAGGAGGAATTTATATTTATCCAAATACAATAAAATACCCAACTGGGAAACTTCGTTTATTATATGAATGCAATCCAATCGCATTTTTAGCTGAACAAGCTGAAGGCAAGGCTAGTAATGGTACAAGTCGAATTTTAGATATCATTCCAAATAAATTACATCAACGTTCACAATTAATTGTAGGAACAAAATCAATGGTAAATAAAGTTGAATACTTTATAAATAAACTTTAATAAAATTAAAAATATATTTTGCTAAATTTTACTTTTAAAGTATACAAATTTTAAAAACAATATAAATATAATTTTCAAAATAATTTATTATAAAGGAAATTTTATGAATTTAGATAAAGTTCAAACAGGAAAAAATCCTCCTGAAGATATTTATGTTATTATAGAAATTTCTGCAAATGCAAATCCTATAAAATACGAAGTAGATAAAAAATCTGGAGCATTATTTGTAGATCGTTTTATATTAACCACAATGTTTTATCCATGTAATTATGGATATATTAACAAAACATTATCTTTAGATGGTGATCCACTTGATGCATTAGTTCCTACTCCATATCCTATACAATCAGGTTCAATAATTTATTGCAGACCGATTGGAACATTAGAAATGATAGATGAATCAGGTGAAGATTTAAAAATAATTGCGGTTCCTCATAATAAATTAATAAAAGAATATAATCTCATAAAAGATATAAAAGATTTATCAAAATTACTTAAAAAACAATTAATTCATTTTTTTACACATTATAAAGAACTAGAAGAAAAAAAATGGGTTAAAGTTAAAGGATGGGGTGATAAAAATAAAGCAAAACAAGAAATAATTTCTTCTATAGAAAGATATAAAAATAATCTTTTATAAAATATATTTTATACAATATATATAAAATTATTGTAAATATATATAATTAAAAATCAAATTGATAAATAATATCTAAAGCATGATTTATACCAGAAACCACCTCTAAATAAAGTTTAGGTATCAATTGATAACGTAATGTTAATGTTGCTAAAGAATCAAAAATCCCAACACCATATTTTATTTGTAAATCATTAGTAATTTTACCAGTTACAATAACTTGTGAATCGTTACCTAATCCTTTTAAATCTAATGTTAAATCAGATAAACCTAATATTTTACCTATTTTATCAATTAACACCCCGCTTTTTGCAATACTTAATCCAATTAATATTGATTTCATATAAGAACTTGTTATACTATTTGAATTTATACCTTCTCCTTTTATTAAATAAGAAAAAGCTTCTTGTTGTGTTTTAAACGGTTCAGAAAATACATTAATTTTAATATTATCTGCAAAACCTATAAAATTAACACCAGCAATAACACCATCAGATGTATTATCTGGATTACGAATAGCTTCAAAATTTAAAAATGGTTGATCAATAGAACCAGAAAACAAAATTTGACCTTTTCGAATTAATAAATCTTGACCATACGTAGAAAAATGACCAGATTGAATATCTACTTGTCCATTAACATGTAATCCATATATATTTTGAATAACATTCAATAATCCATTCAAACGAACATCCAATCCAAATGCATTTAATTTAACATCATTACCAATTTTTATTTTTAAATTAGTACAAATAGGTAAAAAAAATAATTTTTTTGTAATTTGTTTATCTTTTTCATCTAACATAATAACATCTGATGATTGATTAATAATAGATATTGGTATTTCATTAACAAAAATTCTTGAGGAAGGAAAATCTATTGTTCCATTTATTGTTAATAATGAAGATGAAAATTTTAAAACAACATCCATTTGAACATCTGTTTGAATTATTGGTAAAAATGTAAAATATAAATTTTTACCTTTTAATACAAGTTTAGCATCTAATAAATTAATATTTTTCCAATTTAATTTACAATGAAAATTTAAAAAACCTTCATATGTATTTAATTCTCCTTTTAATATTGAATCAATACCATTAAATATAATTTTTAAATTTCCATTTCTAATAACAATTGGTATTTCTGAAGATTCTATTTTTATATTAGAAATATATATATTTCCATAAATTAATGGATTAATTATTGTCCCTTTTAAAATTAAATTAGTATTAAATTCACAATTTATAATTTTTTTATTTTTGATAAAATACTTACCAATATTAATTGGAAGATGTTTTATTTCAATCTGACCAAACAATAAATTATTTTTTTTTATATTAGAAATTTGTATTCTACTTTTTAATTTAATTAAATTATTTTTTTTTGATAAAACATCAATATAAATTTTATTTTTTTCTATATACATATTTAAATTTATTGAATTTAATTCAATAGGAATATATATATCTTCAGTAATTTTTGTTATTTTAATTTTTTCTCCTTGTAAATTTATATTTATTTTCGGAAAATTAAATAAATTATCAAAAATTATATTTATTTTACCAAAAAATAAACCATTAATACGAATATTTTTAGATATAAATGATTCAAAAATTTTTGCATCTAAACGATCTAATACAATATTAAAATCAATATATTTTATTATTTCAGATAATTTTAATAAAACACAAATTTTATTAAAATTATCTAATAAAAAATTACTTCCAATGAATTTTCGTGTATGTTTTATATTTTTAAAAAACGTTTTTTCTTCTAATTGATATTTACTAGTAATATTTTTATATATAATATTTATTAAATTTTCATAAATATCTTTAATCGAATAATTATTTTTTTTTGTTAAAATAATACATCCTTTAATTTGATTACTAACTACGTATATTTTAAAATTATTTATTTTTTTATTATTTTTAATATAAAATATTATTTCTTTTAAAATAAAATTAGATCTTTTGAAATCATATAAAAAAATAGAAAATTCATTATTTATTTTTTTATCTGTAGAAAGCATTCCTTTTATTTTAATATTTTTTATATAAATATTATTTTTAAAATTTAAATTATAAATATTAAAATTTATAAAAGTTTTGATAATTCCAAAATTATTAAATAATTTTATGTTGCAATTAATAATACTATTTTTTTTAAAAAATAATTTTTCATTTAAAAATATATTTAATTTAATATTAAAATTATGTTTGTTTATAATAATACCATTTATTTTTAAATGATTTTTACCTAAAAATAAATTAAATTGTTTAATGCTTAATATACTATTAGAATTATATTCTATTTTACTATTAAATTTTAATTTTCTATTTTTAATAATCCCATCTAAAAAAAAATTATAAATATTAAATGTTATTTTTTTTTCATATATTTTTCCATTTATTGCCGCTTTACCTTTAATTTTTAAAGGAAAACCATCATATTTTTCATTTAAATTAATTTTTGAAAAACTTAATATAAAATTCCAATTTATGATTTTATTAAAATTAATAAAACCAGTAATATTACTATTTATTTGTGAAGTAATTAAACGAAATGATTTTATTTTTAATTGTTTTTTATTGAAATCACATTCAATATTTAATTTTGATAGAATTGGTTTTTTTTTAATTATTACTTTATTTAAAATAATATCGTTATAAAAAAAATTACTATTCAAATTTAAATGTATATCATTTAAATTTAAAATAAATGATTTTGTTTTTAACAAAT
This Candidatus Providencia siddallii DNA region includes the following protein-coding sequences:
- the nrdR gene encoding transcriptional regulator NrdR; translation: MRCPFCFAINTKVINSRLFCSETKVRRRRKCQICNERFTTFEIIELIMPRIIKNDKIREPFDEKKLSISMLKALEKRNIDLYSIESAISNIKNQLRSIGEREVKSKFIGKLVMNELKKIDKVAYIRFVSVYRSFKDVNEFWEEIDKLECNK
- a CDS encoding peroxiredoxin C, with product MTLVAREAPDFIAPAVLSNGEIIKNFHLKNHLKNHLAIIFFWPMDFTFVCPSELIAFNNRYEKFKEQEVKIIGISSDSEFVHNAWRKTSINNGGIGKIKFPMIADTKHEIMKSYKIEHPEEGVALRASFLIDKKGIVRHQIINDLAFGRNIDEMLRMVDALQFHEKNGEACPAQWEKGKEGINTTERGIANFLIKNANNL
- the fbp gene encoding class 1 fructose-bisphosphatase, coding for MTKFEKFLFEQKFHSKTEYEINELILSIILAAKFIQHKINSPKFKNILKNNDNNINIQGEIQMKLDQYANNKFKHILKFQKNVAGLVSEEEENIIIFDNDRAKKAKYIILIDPLDGSSNIDVNIPIGTIFSIYQRVTPIGFLIDKNDFLQPGNKQIAAGYILYGASTILVFTTGYGVNIYTYDSSLGVFILSQKKIIYPQKDLIYSINESNYFSFSKEIKKYIKYCQKQNKIIENYYISRYVGSLVADFHRNLIKGGIYIYPNTIKYPTGKLRLLYECNPIAFLAEQAEGKASNGTSRILDIIPNKLHQRSQLIVGTKSMVNKVEYFINKL
- the ppa gene encoding inorganic diphosphatase, with protein sequence MNLDKVQTGKNPPEDIYVIIEISANANPIKYEVDKKSGALFVDRFILTTMFYPCNYGYINKTLSLDGDPLDALVPTPYPIQSGSIIYCRPIGTLEMIDESGEDLKIIAVPHNKLIKEYNLIKDIKDLSKLLKKQLIHFFTHYKELEEKKWVKVKGWGDKNKAKQEIISSIERYKNNLL
- a CDS encoding translocation/assembly module TamB domain-containing protein, whose amino-acid sequence is MILSKFLKYLIISLILVFIIIFASLSFLLYTESGLNFFVNIGTKYFIPELTIKSIKGNIKNLRLYNIKYKTNNIDINSNEIKVKICPNRLIKREFYIETLKIDKININIQNSLFFNDISDLDFLKKINRFFTIRLNKLYIISSVLNINDINIDSGKTIIHFLWKKKNINIIKTDVVDIKIDLLNFTKKYFILKTSFNNYDFFSNQIKNILSKLFLIKPNKIVIPINLNINKIFNQNFIFKKNKKLIINNFNFIIFNKEKKIFLKKININTSEINIFLSGILSIKNKFLISLDGIYNFNKLKYLNNKKNIFSIKCDLFDKLYFILKIHGLIDSILEIKANLLKTKSFILNLNDIHLNLNSNFFYNDIILNKVIIKKKPILSKLNIECDFNKKQLKIKSFRLITSQINSNITGFINFNKIINWNFILSFSKINLNEKYDGFPLKIKGKAAINGKIYEKKITFNIYNFFLDGIIKNRKLKFNSKIEYNSNSILSIKQFNLFLGKNHLKINGIIINKHNFNIKLNIFLNEKLFFKKNSIINCNIKLFNNFGIIKTFINFNIYNLNFKNNIYIKNIKIKGMLSTDKKINNEFSIFLYDFKRSNFILKEIIFYIKNNKKINNFKIYVVSNQIKGCIILTKKNNYSIKDIYENLINIIYKNITSKYQLEEKTFFKNIKHTRKFIGSNFLLDNFNKICVLLKLSEIIKYIDFNIVLDRLDAKIFESFISKNIRINGLFFGKINIIFDNLFNFPKININLQGEKIKITKITEDIYIPIELNSINLNMYIEKNKIYIDVLSKKNNLIKLKSRIQISNIKKNNLLFGQIEIKHLPINIGKYFIKNKKIINCEFNTNLILKGTIINPLIYGNIYISNIKIESSEIPIVIRNGNLKIIFNGIDSILKGELNTYEGFLNFHCKLNWKNINLLDAKLVLKGKNLYFTFLPIIQTDVQMDVVLKFSSSLLTINGTIDFPSSRIFVNEIPISIINQSSDVIMLDEKDKQITKKLFFLPICTNLKIKIGNDVKLNAFGLDVRLNGLLNVIQNIYGLHVNGQVDIQSGHFSTYGQDLLIRKGQILFSGSIDQPFLNFEAIRNPDNTSDGVIAGVNFIGFADNIKINVFSEPFKTQQEAFSYLIKGEGINSNSITSSYMKSILIGLSIAKSGVLIDKIGKILGLSDLTLDLKGLGNDSQVIVTGKITNDLQIKYGVGIFDSLATLTLRYQLIPKLYLEVVSGINHALDIIYQFDF